The Carnobacterium sp. 17-4 genome has a window encoding:
- a CDS encoding YlbF family regulator, with protein MSANIYDTANALEKELRDSEEYTVLVAAFDEVKKDEAASKMYFDFQEVQIKLQQKQMSGEQITEEEIAEAQNLAQTSGENDVIKKLMEAEQRLSTLIEDLNRIIMKPVQDVYQG; from the coding sequence ATGAGTGCAAATATTTATGATACAGCCAATGCTTTAGAAAAAGAATTAAGAGACAGTGAAGAATACACTGTTTTAGTAGCAGCTTTTGATGAAGTAAAAAAAGATGAAGCAGCTAGCAAAATGTACTTTGACTTCCAAGAAGTTCAAATTAAATTACAACAAAAACAAATGTCGGGTGAACAAATTACTGAGGAAGAAATCGCTGAAGCTCAAAACTTAGCTCAAACTTCTGGAGAAAATGATGTTATCAAAAAATTGATGGAAGCTGAACAACGTTTAAGCACATTGATCGAAGATTTAAACCGCATCATTATGAAACCTGTTCAAGATGTTTACCAAGGTTAA
- a CDS encoding peptidylprolyl isomerase, whose translation MKKLLLATATILAGLTIAGCSDSTVASSTAGKITEDEFYEAMKETVGTSMLQQLIIEDVLTDLYGDKVTDEVVDKQYATEEETYGGAEAFEYIMLQQGYTAENYKDTIRLNLLIEEAVKDKTEFTEEEIQAAYDAYVPPVTAAHILVEDEETAKDLITQINDGADFAELATENSVDTATAPNGGEITFSSGEMVPEFEEAAYALEEGEMTTEPVASEYGFHVIKMIEKPEKGTLEEETDTIKDQLLTAKLADSAAIQEVISGIMQDANIIIDDKDLATAMDAYLAPKEDSAVEESTTEEPAADSSATEESTTEEPAADSSATEESAVEDSAAE comes from the coding sequence ATGAAAAAATTATTATTAGCTACAGCTACTATCTTAGCCGGATTAACAATTGCTGGTTGTTCTGATAGCACTGTTGCCTCATCAACTGCAGGGAAAATTACGGAAGATGAGTTTTATGAAGCAATGAAAGAAACCGTTGGAACAAGCATGCTTCAACAATTGATTATTGAAGATGTTTTAACTGATTTATATGGAGATAAAGTTACAGATGAAGTAGTAGACAAACAATACGCTACTGAAGAAGAAACTTATGGTGGTGCTGAAGCATTTGAATACATCATGCTACAACAAGGTTATACCGCTGAAAATTATAAAGACACGATCCGTTTAAACTTATTAATTGAAGAAGCAGTAAAAGACAAAACAGAATTTACTGAAGAAGAAATTCAAGCTGCTTACGACGCTTATGTCCCACCTGTAACAGCTGCTCATATTCTTGTAGAAGATGAAGAAACTGCAAAAGACCTTATCACTCAAATAAATGATGGTGCTGACTTTGCTGAACTTGCTACTGAAAACTCAGTAGATACCGCTACTGCTCCTAATGGTGGAGAAATAACGTTCTCATCTGGAGAAATGGTTCCTGAATTCGAAGAAGCAGCTTATGCTTTAGAAGAAGGCGAAATGACAACTGAACCAGTTGCTTCAGAATATGGTTTCCACGTTATCAAAATGATTGAAAAACCTGAAAAAGGAACACTTGAAGAAGAAACAGATACAATCAAAGATCAATTATTAACAGCTAAATTAGCTGATAGTGCTGCTATTCAAGAAGTAATTTCAGGTATTATGCAAGATGCAAATATCATTATTGATGATAAAGATCTAGCTACTGCAATGGATGCTTACTTGGCTCCTAAAGAAGACTCTGCTGTTGAGGAATCTACTACTGAGGAACCAGCTGCTGATAGCTCTGCTACTGAAGAGTCTACCACTGAAGAACCAGCTGCTGATAGCTCTGCTACTGAGGAATCAGCTGTAGAAGACTCTGCTGCTGAATAA
- a CDS encoding YtxH domain-containing protein yields MSNHFMNGLILGAAAGGIYGLLKSPRTGKENRAVLKTYVDDTTVLVNDVSRSVNDLKGAIAQLTNEGKTLAEEFTQDVKESVDEFSYEAEPRMRRIQEHTEKLTADMEDLTQSIKQA; encoded by the coding sequence ATGTCTAATCACTTTATGAATGGGTTAATTTTAGGTGCTGCAGCTGGAGGAATATATGGTCTTCTTAAGTCTCCGCGTACTGGTAAAGAAAATAGAGCTGTATTAAAAACGTATGTTGATGATACAACTGTATTAGTAAATGATGTATCTAGAAGTGTCAATGACTTAAAAGGAGCCATTGCTCAATTAACAAATGAAGGAAAAACATTAGCTGAAGAATTTACACAGGATGTAAAAGAATCTGTTGATGAATTTTCCTACGAAGCTGAACCTCGTATGCGTCGGATTCAAGAACATACTGAAAAACTAACCGCAGATATGGAAGATTTAACTCAAAGTATAAAACAAGCATAG
- the dat gene encoding D-amino-acid transaminase yields MKVIWNDKIVERSEVKIDMEDRGYQFADGIYDVVRAYNGKFFTLNEHVDRLFSSAEKIELDMPFTKDELKQLLSKLIEENGIDTGNVYMQLTRGIGIPRNHTYTDPELVPPVFTATTTIVPRDQEKMDQGMTAFIVPDMRWLRCDIKSISLLGNIMAKHEAHKKGGDEAILHRDGIVTECSSSNVWMIKDDTIYTHPDGNLVLPGITKIMLLKVARKAGMLVKEEAFTIEDLKEADEVFASSTTMEAMPIISIDGNPVGHGKRGAVVEKLQQLYVDAVEAECGQIR; encoded by the coding sequence ATGAAAGTTATTTGGAATGATAAAATTGTGGAACGTAGTGAAGTTAAAATTGATATGGAAGACAGAGGTTATCAATTTGCAGATGGGATTTATGATGTCGTAAGAGCATATAATGGCAAGTTCTTTACATTAAATGAACATGTAGATCGGTTGTTTTCAAGTGCTGAAAAAATCGAACTGGATATGCCTTTTACAAAAGACGAATTAAAACAGCTTTTAAGTAAATTGATTGAAGAAAATGGTATTGATACAGGTAATGTATACATGCAATTAACTAGAGGAATTGGAATTCCCAGAAATCACACATATACTGATCCAGAGTTAGTACCGCCAGTATTTACGGCTACAACTACGATTGTTCCGCGAGATCAAGAAAAAATGGATCAAGGGATGACTGCTTTTATCGTACCTGATATGAGATGGTTGAGATGCGATATTAAATCAATTAGTTTACTGGGAAACATAATGGCTAAGCATGAAGCCCATAAAAAAGGTGGAGATGAAGCGATTTTGCACCGTGATGGTATCGTTACAGAATGTTCTTCTTCAAATGTATGGATGATCAAAGATGACACTATTTATACACATCCAGATGGTAATCTTGTTCTACCTGGAATTACTAAAATAATGTTGTTAAAGGTTGCTCGAAAAGCAGGAATGTTAGTTAAGGAAGAAGCCTTTACTATAGAAGATTTGAAAGAGGCAGATGAAGTATTTGCTTCAAGTACAACGATGGAAGCTATGCCAATCATAAGTATAGATGGAAATCCTGTGGGACATGGAAAACGTGGAGCCGTTGTTGAAAAACTACAACAGTTATACGTTGATGCCGTTGAAGCAGAGTGTGGACAAATAAGATAG
- a CDS encoding ABC transporter permease encodes MMIEIWKQRVKKHQKKMMKYLKYIFNDHFVIVCLFLVGAMGYAYSNYLKTLTSYDVRGQLIGVIVFTVVLSIGKLATLIQPADAVFMLPKEKAMEEYFKQAKWRSLWLPSFVILVAVAVLMPLLVAMSGFAFSDMFYFVMMLIILKETDLNAQVLNLKIKETSEWIKVRFLLFGIYLIVSSLALFISPIVGLVGAVVVAVSYRFLANQKNVALTYQWEKMIKDETNRMKRIYQFINLFTDIPALKGSVKRRAYLDIFLNPIQKNHKNVFYYLYARAFVRGTEYSGLYVRLVVIAMLLSGLGQSFILSLFLTVVFLYLTGFQLLPLYFHFDNLSLTVVYPVKKTNKLQAIKKLMLILMMIEGFLIIGVSVSYLSFIEVLILGVIATAFNLGFCQFYLPLRINKMIKLQH; translated from the coding sequence ATGATGATAGAGATTTGGAAGCAACGAGTAAAAAAACATCAAAAGAAAATGATGAAATACTTAAAATATATATTTAATGATCATTTTGTCATTGTGTGTTTATTTTTAGTCGGTGCGATGGGATACGCGTATTCAAATTATCTGAAAACCTTAACGTCTTATGATGTAAGAGGGCAATTAATAGGCGTTATCGTTTTTACAGTAGTATTAAGCATTGGTAAGCTAGCGACACTTATTCAACCAGCGGATGCTGTATTTATGCTACCTAAAGAAAAAGCTATGGAAGAGTATTTTAAACAGGCTAAATGGAGAAGTTTGTGGCTGCCTAGTTTTGTCATTCTAGTAGCTGTGGCTGTATTAATGCCATTACTAGTTGCAATGTCTGGATTTGCTTTTTCTGATATGTTTTATTTTGTAATGATGTTGATTATTTTAAAAGAGACTGATCTCAATGCTCAAGTCCTCAATTTGAAAATAAAAGAAACAAGTGAATGGATTAAAGTACGCTTTCTTTTATTTGGCATTTATTTGATTGTATCAAGTCTTGCACTATTTATTAGTCCTATAGTTGGATTAGTAGGAGCTGTTGTCGTAGCTGTAAGTTATCGCTTCTTAGCGAATCAAAAGAATGTTGCATTAACCTATCAGTGGGAAAAAATGATAAAAGATGAAACAAATCGAATGAAGCGGATTTATCAGTTTATTAACTTGTTTACTGATATTCCAGCATTAAAGGGATCTGTTAAAAGAAGAGCTTATTTAGATATTTTTTTAAATCCAATCCAAAAAAACCACAAAAATGTTTTTTATTATCTGTATGCTAGAGCATTTGTGAGGGGAACTGAATATAGTGGCTTGTACGTTCGCTTGGTTGTTATTGCTATGTTGCTCAGTGGTTTAGGACAATCGTTTATACTAAGTCTCTTTTTAACGGTTGTATTCCTATACTTGACCGGCTTCCAACTGCTGCCACTTTATTTTCATTTTGATAACCTGTCATTAACTGTTGTATACCCTGTAAAGAAAACCAACAAACTTCAGGCTATAAAGAAATTGATGCTGATACTTATGATGATTGAAGGTTTTTTGATTATCGGTGTATCTGTTTCTTACCTATCCTTTATAGAAGTACTAATTTTAGGAGTCATTGCTACAGCATTTAATCTAGGGTTTTGTCAATTTTATTTACCGTTACGGATAAATAAAATGATCAAATTACAGCATTAA
- a CDS encoding HIT family protein, translating into MADCIFCKIINNEIPSRKVYEDNDVVAFLDLTQVTPGHTLVVPKKHVADVFELDEELAATIGSKIPKIATAIKKSNPAIKGMNIVNNNGIVAYQSVFHSHIHILPRYDEQDDFSIHFGDHSGNFTTEELDSIAINIKSKLEGF; encoded by the coding sequence ATGGCAGACTGTATTTTTTGTAAAATTATTAATAATGAAATACCGAGCAGAAAAGTTTATGAAGACAATGATGTAGTAGCTTTTTTAGATCTTACTCAAGTAACTCCAGGTCATACATTAGTTGTACCTAAAAAACATGTTGCAGATGTTTTTGAATTAGATGAAGAATTAGCGGCTACTATTGGCAGTAAAATTCCTAAAATTGCAACAGCGATCAAGAAATCCAATCCTGCTATTAAAGGAATGAATATCGTTAATAATAATGGAATCGTTGCTTACCAATCTGTTTTCCATTCACATATACATATCTTGCCTCGCTATGACGAACAAGATGATTTTTCTATTCATTTCGGTGATCATTCTGGTAATTTCACCACTGAAGAATTAGATAGTATTGCAATAAACATAAAAAGCAAATTGGAGGGATTTTAA
- a CDS encoding metallophosphoesterase family protein has product MVKFIHAADLHLDSPFIGLKMLPDFIWNAIYLSTFSALTTIVDSAIQEKVDFICLVGDIYDNDERSVKAQAYLRNEMERLNKAEIPVYLLHGNHDYIENTGLHLEMPGNVVVFTESVETKWYTTTEKDEVAISGFSYDKRWVLERKIKEYPEKHPRAKYHIGLLHGFSEGLDSEHGNYAPFSLGELRSKRYDYWALGHIHKRQQLAENPPVIYPGNTQGRSSKESGEKGFELVTLTESGVSMEFRPTSTIQWKTIDLSIKEIKSLDELYKVLKTVVEEQKNDFYSLFLSIHLVDSENLLEGVLKKIKQGELIEALQQIPKTDTFVWVHKIELQTVVENRIPAIQKIFPNEWEQIQKEIEKESLFNEITNALFDFPGMEEVVETREGNYRKKIVKDAKELVRNQLGFERSDDLED; this is encoded by the coding sequence ATGGTCAAATTTATTCATGCAGCTGATCTGCATTTGGACAGCCCTTTTATTGGCTTGAAAATGTTACCTGATTTTATTTGGAATGCTATTTATTTATCTACTTTTTCAGCTTTGACTACAATCGTGGATAGTGCGATACAAGAAAAGGTGGATTTTATCTGCTTAGTTGGAGATATTTATGATAATGATGAGCGCAGTGTGAAAGCTCAAGCATATTTACGAAATGAAATGGAAAGATTGAATAAAGCCGAAATACCAGTCTATCTATTGCATGGAAATCATGATTACATAGAAAATACTGGGTTACACTTAGAAATGCCTGGAAATGTCGTTGTATTTACAGAATCAGTGGAGACAAAATGGTATACGACAACGGAAAAGGATGAGGTCGCCATTAGTGGTTTTAGTTACGATAAAAGATGGGTCCTTGAACGGAAAATTAAGGAGTATCCAGAAAAACACCCACGTGCAAAGTATCATATTGGACTGTTACATGGCTTCTCTGAAGGCCTAGATTCAGAACACGGGAACTACGCCCCATTCTCATTAGGAGAGTTGAGAAGCAAGAGATACGACTACTGGGCTTTAGGTCATATTCATAAGAGACAGCAGTTAGCTGAAAATCCACCTGTCATCTATCCTGGAAATACTCAAGGTAGAAGCAGCAAGGAAAGTGGAGAAAAAGGTTTTGAATTAGTAACATTGACTGAATCTGGAGTGTCAATGGAATTTAGACCGACTTCAACGATTCAATGGAAGACAATTGACCTTTCAATTAAAGAAATCAAGAGTTTAGATGAGCTTTACAAAGTCTTGAAGACTGTTGTCGAAGAACAAAAAAATGATTTCTATAGTCTATTCCTTTCCATTCATTTAGTGGATAGTGAGAATTTGCTTGAAGGAGTCCTAAAAAAAATCAAGCAAGGTGAATTAATAGAAGCTTTACAACAAATTCCAAAAACCGATACTTTCGTTTGGGTCCACAAAATAGAATTGCAGACAGTAGTTGAAAATCGGATACCAGCTATCCAAAAGATTTTTCCAAATGAATGGGAACAAATTCAAAAAGAAATTGAAAAAGAAAGTTTATTTAATGAAATAACGAATGCACTTTTTGATTTCCCCGGAATGGAAGAAGTTGTAGAAACACGTGAAGGAAATTACCGAAAAAAAATTGTAAAAGATGCTAAAGAGTTGGTTCGTAATCAACTTGGATTTGAAAGAAGTGATGACCTTGAAGATTAA
- a CDS encoding 3'-5' exoribonuclease YhaM family protein: protein MEKKLFEYTNDETFDIYLLIKSADIRVAKNGKKFIAFTFQDTSGQMDGKYWDASEDDIAAFTAGKVVKVSGKRELYQGNPQIKLFKIAVTKSGDPDNPDLYVERAPLKKEDMMEEINDTLFEITNANMNRIVRYLLNHYQKPFFQHPAAKRFHHAFTGGLAYHTVSMLRIAKTIATQYEDINKPLLYAGVILHDLGKIIELSGPISTEYTLEGNLLGHIVIVDEEITKACLALKIDEKSEDVLLLKHMVLAHHGLLEYGSPVRPKLREAEILYMIDNLDATINMLNSTLNRTEPGMFTERIFGLDNRTFYKPNESEKTTDSK from the coding sequence ATGGAAAAGAAATTATTTGAGTATACGAATGATGAAACCTTCGACATTTATTTATTAATCAAATCAGCGGACATTCGAGTTGCTAAAAACGGTAAAAAATTTATTGCTTTTACGTTTCAGGATACAAGTGGTCAAATGGATGGTAAATATTGGGATGCATCAGAAGATGATATTGCAGCATTTACTGCTGGGAAAGTAGTAAAAGTTTCAGGAAAAAGAGAACTTTATCAAGGAAATCCTCAAATCAAACTATTTAAAATTGCAGTGACAAAATCTGGAGATCCAGATAATCCAGATTTATATGTTGAAAGAGCCCCATTAAAGAAAGAAGATATGATGGAAGAAATAAATGATACATTATTTGAGATTACAAATGCGAATATGAATCGGATTGTACGTTATTTATTGAATCATTATCAAAAACCTTTTTTTCAACATCCAGCAGCTAAACGATTTCACCATGCTTTTACTGGTGGACTAGCTTACCATACCGTATCTATGTTAAGAATTGCAAAAACAATAGCGACTCAATATGAAGATATCAACAAACCTTTACTTTATGCTGGTGTTATCCTACATGATTTGGGCAAAATTATTGAACTGTCAGGACCAATATCTACAGAGTATACTTTAGAAGGAAATCTTTTAGGACATATTGTGATAGTAGATGAAGAAATTACAAAAGCTTGTCTTGCTCTAAAAATTGATGAAAAAAGTGAAGATGTTTTGCTTTTGAAGCATATGGTATTAGCTCATCACGGACTACTTGAGTATGGTTCTCCGGTTAGGCCAAAGTTAAGAGAAGCTGAAATTTTATATATGATCGATAATTTAGATGCGACTATAAACATGTTAAATTCGACATTAAATAGAACAGAGCCAGGGATGTTTACAGAAAGAATTTTTGGATTAGACAATCGGACATTCTACAAACCTAATGAATCAGAAAAAACAACTGATAGTAAATAA
- a CDS encoding ATP-binding protein, whose amino-acid sequence MTLKIKSMEIYGYGKWVDHKIDDITNLQVFYGENEAGKTTLMSFIHSILFGFPSKISSELRYEPKSSSQYGGRLFLTGTQYGDVQIERVRGKANGTVTVTFASGETGGEEWLEKILSGLDKATYQALFSFNLAGLQKVQQLNREKLNRYFLSVGTIGNEQLLKVADKFQTEASKLFKPNGRVTVINKKMADVEAKRKQVKLAKEKNSQYMNWLLEKDNLEKELISLREQRTHYEDKVFKLNQLESNWVLFSEMQDIQHQIKKEQLEELPKDGLYQLNHYNQEINQLKLTITQQQEKLHYLRDKTEETRQLKVFIEHRDEMILLMDNLDHIQAKLQEATFIKETILATQHQFLREKQQLGLEEQQAIPAIMTEESRLKLNDLQVKQAQVEQRIKLLTERIAFLNFQQESLGDQLDKLEKRLWNNQTYQEVEDQLEKNNPDPRAYNKVDKQSEQKLSKGTLTNLVGGLLISILGLYMSNGIGLVLTTAGLGLIFHSIWSIVKKTKIPNKIEEIRETSYSFEEYIQQTEIRKQWREKLAEIDQVILELNEKQAQYEEAENKQLQTEKEFRSWKQLCGYPLEYSTSELMQETDIFEAIREKANNIYEKQTQLSQMENEIVEWKESIMYLQPVIFVDWNNNEQLIEGIKQFFKEAIADEEKLKDLTRQHKVSHQHIEQLIMQQKEFEQKRRRLLHAVKVKTEEEFRKKYVLEEELTTKKARLNLLEQQVGEYSALLEKYRDKAALVESIQGLKAKLQQLKESIEIKLNKKIKTEVALKNLEVGGAYSELLQEYANLKSETQILVDEWTTYKIAAELIERTLTEARKDRFPATIRDTTYFFAILTNRNYQKVFLKDQTITVQRKDGTLFEASELSQATAEQLYVALRFSFVKNANDLIQLPLLVDDGFVNFDQQRKKEMYQLLQRISEDIQVFYFTFDETVTDVFRKEQIEML is encoded by the coding sequence ATGACCTTGAAGATTAAATCAATGGAAATATATGGTTATGGAAAATGGGTAGACCACAAAATCGATGATATAACTAACTTGCAAGTGTTTTATGGAGAAAATGAAGCTGGAAAAACAACTTTAATGTCGTTTATTCATAGTATTCTTTTTGGATTTCCTTCTAAGATTAGTTCTGAGCTAAGATATGAACCTAAGAGTAGCAGCCAATACGGAGGAAGGCTCTTTTTAACTGGTACACAATATGGGGATGTTCAAATTGAGCGTGTACGAGGAAAAGCAAACGGCACGGTTACGGTAACTTTTGCTAGTGGAGAAACGGGTGGCGAAGAATGGCTTGAAAAAATATTATCTGGATTGGATAAGGCAACTTATCAAGCGTTATTTTCTTTTAATCTAGCTGGCCTTCAAAAAGTCCAACAATTAAATCGTGAAAAATTGAATCGTTATTTTTTAAGTGTAGGAACAATTGGAAACGAACAGCTGTTAAAGGTTGCAGATAAGTTTCAAACGGAAGCAAGTAAGTTGTTTAAGCCCAATGGACGAGTGACCGTTATTAATAAAAAAATGGCCGATGTTGAAGCAAAAAGGAAACAAGTAAAACTAGCAAAAGAAAAGAATAGTCAGTACATGAATTGGTTGCTTGAAAAAGACAATCTTGAAAAAGAGTTGATCAGCCTACGAGAACAAAGGACACATTATGAAGATAAAGTATTCAAGTTAAACCAATTAGAATCAAATTGGGTACTTTTTAGTGAGATGCAAGATATTCAACATCAAATAAAAAAAGAACAGCTCGAAGAATTGCCCAAAGATGGATTGTACCAGCTCAATCATTACAATCAAGAAATAAATCAACTTAAATTAACTATTACGCAACAGCAAGAAAAATTGCATTATCTTAGAGATAAAACAGAGGAAACAAGGCAACTTAAAGTGTTTATTGAACATAGAGATGAAATGATCCTATTGATGGACAATCTGGATCATATCCAAGCTAAGTTACAAGAAGCTACTTTTATTAAAGAAACCATTTTGGCTACACAACATCAATTTTTGCGTGAAAAACAACAATTAGGTCTAGAGGAACAACAAGCTATACCAGCTATTATGACTGAGGAGAGTCGTTTGAAATTAAATGATTTACAAGTCAAACAAGCTCAAGTTGAGCAAAGAATAAAACTACTAACAGAACGAATAGCGTTTTTGAACTTCCAGCAAGAATCTTTAGGAGATCAACTCGATAAATTAGAAAAAAGACTATGGAATAATCAAACCTATCAAGAAGTAGAAGATCAACTAGAAAAAAATAATCCTGATCCACGTGCGTATAATAAAGTAGATAAGCAAAGTGAGCAAAAATTAAGTAAAGGAACACTTACGAACTTAGTAGGCGGGTTATTGATAAGTATTTTAGGCCTATATATGTCTAATGGAATTGGTTTAGTTCTTACAACTGCTGGTTTAGGGCTCATTTTCCATAGTATTTGGTCAATCGTTAAAAAAACTAAAATACCAAATAAAATAGAAGAGATTAGAGAGACTTCGTATTCATTTGAAGAATATATTCAACAAACGGAAATTCGAAAACAATGGAGAGAAAAACTTGCAGAAATTGATCAAGTCATTCTTGAATTAAATGAGAAACAGGCTCAATATGAAGAGGCTGAAAATAAACAACTTCAAACTGAAAAAGAATTTCGATCATGGAAACAATTATGTGGTTATCCACTAGAGTATTCAACAAGCGAATTGATGCAAGAAACGGATATTTTCGAAGCAATAAGAGAAAAAGCGAATAACATTTATGAAAAACAAACACAATTAAGCCAGATGGAAAATGAAATAGTTGAGTGGAAAGAATCCATCATGTATTTACAGCCTGTTATTTTTGTTGATTGGAATAATAATGAACAACTAATTGAGGGAATAAAACAATTTTTTAAAGAAGCCATAGCTGATGAGGAAAAATTAAAAGATCTTACGAGGCAGCATAAAGTATCCCATCAGCATATTGAGCAGCTCATTATGCAACAAAAAGAGTTTGAACAAAAGAGAAGACGTCTTCTTCATGCTGTTAAAGTTAAAACTGAAGAAGAATTCCGGAAAAAATATGTATTAGAGGAAGAATTAACAACAAAAAAAGCTCGTTTAAATTTGTTAGAACAGCAAGTTGGTGAGTACAGTGCATTGTTAGAAAAGTATCGTGATAAGGCTGCTTTAGTTGAAAGTATCCAAGGTTTAAAAGCAAAACTGCAACAATTAAAAGAATCAATTGAAATCAAATTAAATAAAAAAATTAAAACAGAAGTCGCATTGAAAAACTTAGAAGTTGGTGGAGCTTATTCTGAATTATTGCAAGAATATGCCAATTTAAAGAGTGAAACACAAATTTTAGTTGATGAATGGACAACTTATAAAATAGCCGCAGAACTTATTGAGCGAACGTTAACTGAAGCTAGGAAAGATCGTTTTCCAGCAACTATACGTGATACGACTTACTTTTTTGCCATTTTGACAAATAGAAATTATCAAAAAGTCTTCTTAAAAGATCAAACTATAACGGTTCAACGTAAAGATGGCACTTTATTTGAAGCTTCTGAGCTTTCCCAAGCGACAGCTGAACAACTGTACGTAGCTCTGCGTTTTTCATTCGTAAAAAATGCTAATGACTTAATTCAATTGCCGTTGTTAGTAGATGATGGCTTTGTGAATTTTGATCAGCAAAGAAAAAAAGAGATGTATCAACTATTACAGAGAATTAGTGAAGACATACAAGTATTTTATTTTACATTTGATGAAACTGTAACAGATGTTTTTCGAAAAGAGCAGATAGAAATGTTATAA
- a CDS encoding ABC transporter ATP-binding protein: MSLMVSHVTGGYSQIPVLKDVSFEVGAGKLIGLIGLNGAGKSTTIKHIIGLLQSQKGEISIDGLTLKNDKENYRKKFGFIPETPVLYEELTLKEHIEITAMAYDIPIETAYERADKLLKTFRLENKLEWFPANFSKGMKQKVMILCAFLVEPSLYIIDEPFVGLDPLGINALLELMEEMKRQGASILMSTHILATAERQCDGFVLLHEGKVKAEGTLEDLRNTFNMPDATLDELYIQLTKEEDSK, from the coding sequence ATGAGTTTAATGGTATCGCATGTTACAGGAGGCTATAGTCAGATTCCTGTATTAAAAGATGTATCTTTTGAAGTAGGAGCTGGTAAATTAATTGGATTAATCGGTTTAAATGGAGCTGGCAAAAGTACAACTATAAAACATATTATTGGTCTGTTACAGTCTCAAAAAGGAGAAATCAGTATTGATGGTCTAACCTTAAAGAACGATAAAGAAAACTATCGAAAAAAATTCGGTTTCATTCCTGAAACGCCAGTTTTATATGAAGAATTAACTTTAAAAGAGCACATTGAAATTACAGCAATGGCATACGATATACCAATCGAAACAGCATATGAACGTGCCGATAAATTATTAAAAACATTTAGATTAGAGAATAAGTTAGAGTGGTTTCCAGCTAATTTCTCTAAAGGAATGAAGCAAAAAGTTATGATTCTTTGCGCTTTTTTAGTGGAACCGAGCTTATACATCATTGATGAACCGTTCGTGGGACTAGACCCTCTGGGCATTAATGCCCTTTTGGAACTTATGGAAGAGATGAAAAGACAAGGTGCGTCTATTTTAATGTCTACTCACATACTTGCAACAGCTGAAAGACAATGTGATGGATTTGTTTTATTACATGAAGGTAAAGTAAAAGCTGAAGGGACTCTGGAGGATTTAAGAAATACCTTTAACATGCCCGATGCGACGTTAGATGAGCTTTACATTCAATTAACAAAAGAAGAGGATAGTAAATGA